The following are encoded in a window of Manihot esculenta cultivar AM560-2 chromosome 8, M.esculenta_v8, whole genome shotgun sequence genomic DNA:
- the LOC110621544 gene encoding uncharacterized mitochondrial protein AtMg00810-like → MTEVKSALHSKFTIKDLGFLKYFLGLEVARSSTATLLSQTKYISDILRDAGMHSCKPASFPLPEGLHLSLDIGDILPDPHLYRRLIGRLLYVNLTWPDLSYAVQHLSQFMHQPRKPHWEAAMHVLRYLKGTIHQGLCFPVTATMPLTAYCDSDWASCPFSRKSLTRLCIFFSSSLVSWKTKKQPTVSKSSAEAEYRAMASIVCELLWISYILQDLQVPTQLPIPLHCDNKAALHIAANPVFHERTKHISIDCHIVREQLQRGFIHPSHVSTTAQLADLLTKPLYFDQHHRLCSKLPPGLHPSSNLQGACRECKIIIEIILFYCCIGLLYPLLSHGYNCPCCLMGITVLL, encoded by the coding sequence ATGACTGAGGTTAAAAGTGCCTTGCATTCCAAGTTCACCATTAAAGACTTGgggtttctaaaatattttcttggccTAGAAGTGGCCAGATCCTCTACTGCTACTCTTTTAAGCCAGACCAAGTATATTTCTGATATTTTGAGGGATGCTGGTATGCACTCATGCAAACCAGCCTCCTTTCCCTTACCTGAAGGCTTGCATCTCTCTCTGGATATAGGAGATATTCTCCCTGACCCACATCTTTACAGACGCCTAATTGGGAGGTTACTATATGTTAATCTTACATGGCCTGACCTCAGTTATGCTGTCCAGCATCTGAGCCAGTTCATGCATCAACCCCGCAAGCCTCATTGGGAGGCTGCCATGCATGTCCTTCGCTACTTGAAAGGCACTATACATCAAGGGTTATGCTTCCCTGTTACTGCCACCATGCCTCTCACAGCTTACTGTGACTCTGATTGGGCCTCCTGCCCCTTTTCGCGCAAATCTCTCACTAGATTATGCATCTTTTTTAGTTCCTCATTGGTTTCCTGGAAAACCAAGAAACAGCCCACTGTCTCAAAATCATCCGCTGAGGCGGAATATCGTGCCATGGCCAGTATTGTTTGTGAATTATTGTGGATTTCTTATATTCTTCAAGACTTGCAGGTACCTACTCAGCTGCCAATCCCTCTCCACTGCGACAACAAGGCTGCCTTGCACATCGCCGCTAACCCGGTTTTTCACGAACGTACAAAACACATTTCGATTGATTGCCATATTGTCCGTGAGCAGCTTCAGCGGGGCTTCATCCACCCTTCGCATGTTTCCACCACTGCTCAACTTGCAGACCTGCTCACCAAGCCCTTATATTTTGATCAGCATCACCGCCTTTGTTCCAAGTTGCCCCCTGGTCTCCATCCCAGTTCCAACTTGCAGGGGGCGTGTAGAGAATGCAagataatcatagaaatcatattattttattgctGTATTGGTTTGTTATATCCTCTGCTGTCTCATGGGTATAATTGTCCTTGTTGTCTCATGGGTATAACTGTCCTTTTATGA